One part of the Nocardioides zeae genome encodes these proteins:
- a CDS encoding sensor histidine kinase produces the protein MDATGPRTDDLTVCDLVDALPDGVVVADADGLVTHVNAAAARWLHVPAAEAHGRPLAEVLVLLNTEGCDWVRYNAPYGGLRTRVGVPEQSWLLPDGHEVLTAARIVRDADGVVVRVAVTLRSGRGRERLDRERSDLVATVAHELRSPLTGVKGFVQAMLNRWDVLNDEQKRLMLTTVNADADRLSRLITELLDVARIDTGRLSLHRRPCDAAELAGRVVCSVGAGTSRTISLEADAGLAPVMADPDKFTQVLTNLVENGVRHGEGTVLVRLAPTADGDAVRITVDDEGRGIPEEIRRRVFTKFWHFGQAGGSGLGMYLVGGLVGAHGGTTEIGETADGGARVAVTWPVARDDG, from the coding sequence ATGGACGCGACGGGGCCCCGCACCGACGACCTGACCGTCTGCGACCTCGTCGACGCGCTGCCCGACGGTGTCGTCGTCGCGGACGCTGACGGGCTCGTCACGCACGTCAACGCCGCGGCGGCCCGCTGGCTCCACGTCCCGGCGGCCGAGGCGCACGGACGACCGTTGGCCGAGGTGCTGGTGCTGCTCAACACCGAGGGCTGCGACTGGGTGCGCTACAACGCGCCGTACGGGGGTCTGCGCACCCGCGTCGGCGTCCCCGAGCAGTCGTGGCTGCTGCCCGACGGTCACGAGGTGCTGACGGCGGCGCGCATCGTGCGCGACGCGGACGGTGTCGTCGTCCGGGTGGCGGTGACGCTCCGCTCGGGACGCGGACGGGAGCGGCTCGACCGCGAGCGCTCCGACCTGGTCGCCACCGTCGCCCACGAGCTGCGCTCGCCGCTGACCGGGGTCAAGGGCTTCGTGCAGGCGATGCTGAACCGCTGGGACGTGCTCAACGACGAGCAGAAGCGGCTCATGCTCACCACGGTCAACGCCGACGCCGACCGCCTGAGCCGGCTCATCACCGAGCTCCTCGACGTGGCGCGCATCGACACGGGGCGGCTCTCGCTGCACCGCCGTCCGTGCGACGCCGCCGAGCTGGCCGGGCGGGTGGTCTGCTCCGTGGGAGCGGGCACGTCGCGCACCATCTCCCTCGAGGCCGACGCCGGGCTGGCGCCGGTGATGGCCGACCCCGACAAGTTCACCCAGGTGCTCACCAACCTGGTGGAGAACGGGGTGCGGCACGGCGAGGGCACCGTGCTGGTGCGGCTCGCGCCGACCGCCGACGGCGACGCGGTCCGCATCACCGTCGACGACGAGGGCCGGGGGATCCCGGAGGAGATCCGGCGCCGCGTGTTCACGAAGTTCTGGCACTTTGGCCAGGCGGGCGGGTCCGGGCTGGGCATGTACCTCGTCGGCGGCCTGGTCGGCGCCCACGGGGGCACCACCGAGATCGGTGAGACCGCGGACGGCGGGGCGCGCGTGGCCGTGACCTGGCCGGTCGCGCGCGACGACGGCTGA
- the rpmI gene encoding 50S ribosomal protein L35: protein MPKNKSHSGAGKRFRVTGSGKILREKAGKRHNLEKKPSKVTRRMTGTVEVAAADVPRAKKLLGR from the coding sequence ATGCCGAAGAACAAGAGCCACTCGGGCGCCGGCAAGCGGTTCCGGGTGACGGGCAGCGGCAAGATCCTGCGGGAGAAGGCCGGCAAGCGCCACAACCTCGAGAAGAAGCCCTCGAAGGTCACCCGCCGCATGACGGGCACCGTCGAGGTCGCCGCGGCCGACGTGCCGCGCGCCAAGAAGCTGCTGGGTCGCTGA
- a CDS encoding SseB family protein, with protein MSGPLAPQDRFAGRVIPTSAFGDDTGEAPEALAAVLAAYAAGEADDADVLAVLGESRLLVPVVAVLGEVEVDENGLAHDKSSDMATVLVTGRDGRRALLAFTGQEALTRWRADARPVPVATQLAAASALQDGAAAIVVDIAGPVRFVVPGDDLGALARGWELRRVAGGHAWIGVEAE; from the coding sequence GTGAGTGGACCCCTCGCCCCGCAGGACCGCTTCGCCGGACGCGTCATCCCGACGTCGGCCTTCGGCGACGACACCGGCGAGGCCCCCGAGGCCCTGGCGGCCGTGCTCGCGGCGTACGCCGCGGGGGAGGCCGACGACGCCGACGTGCTCGCGGTGCTGGGCGAGTCCCGGCTGCTCGTGCCCGTCGTCGCCGTGCTCGGCGAGGTCGAGGTCGACGAGAACGGGCTGGCCCACGACAAGAGCAGCGACATGGCCACCGTGCTGGTGACGGGCCGCGACGGCCGTCGGGCCCTCCTCGCCTTCACCGGCCAGGAGGCGCTGACCCGGTGGCGAGCCGACGCCCGCCCGGTGCCCGTCGCGACGCAGCTCGCCGCCGCGTCGGCGCTGCAGGACGGCGCGGCGGCCATCGTCGTCGACATCGCCGGCCCCGTGCGCTTCGTCGTGCCCGGCGACGACCTCGGCGCGCTCGCGCGCGGGTGGGAGCTGCGCCGCGTGGCCGGCGGCCACGCGTGGATTGGCGTCGAGGCGGAATAG
- a CDS encoding amino acid deaminase/aldolase: protein MAGRRSVPALVERHRLAARLGTAVSRLDPAPATPCAVVDLDAFDANADDLVARAGGTPIRVASKSLRVPALVQRALARDGFAGVLGYTLREALWLVDEGISDDVVVAYPTVDLPALRRLTSSPSAAGAVTIMVDDLAHLDVVDSVRSSKAVPVRVAIDVDAGLQAPGGVHVGPKRSPLRSAEATLALARAVVERPGFVLVGVMTYEGQVAGVPDRVPGQAPRMAVVRRIKQASLAQLRERREAVATGIAELADLSFFNAGGSGSIAESAADPSVTEVTAGSGLLVPGLFDHYRSFAPRPAAYFGVPVTRRPGPGVATVHGGGYTASGPAGPDRQVLPWAPPGLELTALEAAGEVQTPLVGPGADLLRIGELVWFRHAKSGELFEHTDVAHLLAGDRITETVPTYRGAGQAFG, encoded by the coding sequence GTGGCGGGCCGCCGGTCCGTCCCCGCGCTCGTCGAGCGGCACCGCCTCGCCGCCCGGCTGGGCACCGCCGTCTCCCGGCTCGACCCCGCGCCCGCGACGCCGTGCGCCGTCGTCGACCTCGACGCCTTCGACGCGAACGCCGACGACCTCGTCGCGCGGGCCGGCGGGACGCCGATCCGGGTGGCCTCGAAGTCGCTGCGCGTCCCCGCGCTGGTGCAGCGCGCGCTCGCGCGGGACGGCTTCGCCGGGGTGCTGGGCTACACCCTGCGCGAGGCGCTGTGGCTGGTCGACGAGGGCATCAGTGACGACGTCGTCGTCGCCTACCCCACCGTGGACCTCCCCGCACTGCGGCGCCTCACGTCCTCGCCGTCGGCCGCCGGCGCGGTGACGATCATGGTGGACGACCTCGCCCACCTCGACGTCGTCGACAGCGTGCGGTCCTCCAAGGCCGTGCCCGTGCGCGTCGCGATCGACGTGGACGCCGGGCTGCAGGCACCCGGAGGCGTGCACGTCGGGCCGAAGCGCTCGCCGCTGCGCAGCGCGGAGGCCACCCTGGCGCTGGCGCGGGCCGTCGTCGAGCGGCCGGGGTTCGTGCTGGTGGGGGTCATGACCTACGAGGGACAGGTCGCCGGGGTGCCCGACCGGGTGCCGGGCCAGGCGCCCCGGATGGCCGTCGTGCGGCGCATCAAGCAGGCGTCCCTGGCGCAGCTGCGCGAGCGTCGGGAAGCCGTGGCGACCGGGATTGCCGAGCTGGCCGACCTCTCCTTCTTCAACGCCGGCGGCTCCGGCTCGATCGCCGAGTCCGCCGCCGACCCGTCGGTCACCGAGGTCACGGCCGGCTCCGGCCTGCTCGTCCCCGGCCTGTTCGACCACTACCGCTCCTTCGCGCCGCGGCCCGCGGCGTACTTCGGGGTGCCCGTGACGCGCCGTCCGGGTCCGGGGGTCGCGACGGTGCACGGGGGCGGGTACACGGCGTCCGGTCCCGCCGGACCCGACCGCCAGGTCCTCCCCTGGGCGCCGCCCGGGCTGGAGCTGACGGCGCTGGAGGCGGCCGGCGAAGTGCAGACGCCGCTGGTCGGCCCCGGCGCCGACCTGTTGCGCATCGGGGAGCTGGTGTGGTTCCGGCACGCCAAGTCGGGGGAGCTCTTCGAGCACACCGACGTCGCGCACCTGCTCGCCGGCGACCGGATCACCGAGACCGTCCCCACCTACCGTGGCGCGGGCCAGGCCTTCGGCTGA
- the pheS gene encoding phenylalanine--tRNA ligase subunit alpha, translating into MSGPNNEFDPVEVTPLKAEEVAAMTEAALAAVAAASDLDALKQVRIEHTGDRSPLALANREIGALPPQARKDAGQRVGKARGAVNQALAARQTVLEAEHEERMLVEETVDVTVAVDRRPRGARHPLTTGAERIADVFVAMGWEIAEGPVLEAEWLNFDALNLGPDHPARTMQDTFWTDPAENHVVLRTHTSPVQARTMLTRTPPIYVACPGRVFRTDEYDATHSPMFHQVEGIAIDEGITMAHLKGTLDHFAAAMFGEGISTRFRPSFFPFTEPSAEVDLVCFVCRGTAVDADGATCRTCRGEGWIEWGGCGVMNPRVLVACGVDPERYTGFAFGMGIDRTLMFRHGVEDLRAFFEGDVRFATAFGTEI; encoded by the coding sequence ATGTCCGGCCCCAACAACGAGTTCGATCCCGTCGAGGTGACCCCGCTCAAGGCCGAGGAGGTCGCGGCGATGACCGAGGCGGCCCTCGCCGCGGTCGCCGCCGCGAGCGACCTCGACGCGTTGAAGCAGGTGCGCATCGAGCACACCGGCGACCGTTCCCCGCTGGCCCTGGCCAACCGCGAGATCGGGGCGCTGCCGCCGCAGGCGCGCAAGGACGCCGGCCAGCGGGTCGGCAAGGCCCGGGGCGCCGTCAACCAGGCGCTCGCCGCGCGGCAGACGGTGCTCGAGGCCGAGCACGAGGAGCGGATGCTCGTCGAGGAGACCGTCGACGTGACGGTGGCGGTCGACCGGCGTCCCCGGGGCGCCCGGCATCCCCTGACGACGGGCGCCGAGCGCATCGCCGACGTGTTCGTCGCCATGGGCTGGGAGATCGCCGAGGGGCCGGTGCTCGAGGCGGAGTGGCTCAACTTCGACGCCCTCAACCTGGGCCCCGACCACCCGGCTCGCACGATGCAGGACACGTTCTGGACCGACCCGGCCGAGAACCACGTCGTGCTCCGCACGCACACCTCGCCGGTGCAGGCGCGCACCATGCTGACGCGCACGCCGCCGATCTACGTCGCCTGCCCGGGCCGCGTGTTCCGCACGGACGAGTACGACGCGACGCACTCCCCGATGTTCCACCAGGTGGAGGGCATCGCGATCGACGAGGGCATCACGATGGCCCACCTCAAGGGCACCCTCGACCACTTCGCCGCCGCCATGTTCGGCGAGGGCATCTCGACGCGGTTCCGGCCGTCGTTCTTCCCCTTCACCGAGCCGAGCGCCGAGGTCGACCTCGTCTGCTTCGTCTGCCGGGGCACTGCCGTGGACGCCGACGGCGCCACCTGTCGCACGTGCCGGGGCGAGGGCTGGATCGAGTGGGGCGGCTGCGGGGTCATGAACCCGCGCGTGCTCGTCGCCTGCGGCGTCGACCCGGAGCGCTACACCGGCTTCGCGTTCGGCATGGGCATCGACCGCACCCTGATGTTCCGCCACGGTGTGGAGGACCTCCGCGCCTTCTTCGAGGGCGACGTCCGCTTCGCCACGGCCTTCGGAACGGAGATCTGA
- the rplT gene encoding 50S ribosomal protein L20 — MARVKRAVNAQKKRRTTLERASGYRGQRSRLYRKAKEQVTHSLVYSYNDRRKNKGNFRRLWIQRINAAARAQGMTYNRFIQGLGLAGVEVDRKILAELAVNDTAAFNALVETARAALPEDVNAEKASA, encoded by the coding sequence GTGGCACGCGTCAAGCGGGCGGTCAACGCCCAGAAGAAGCGCCGGACGACCCTCGAGCGCGCCAGCGGCTACCGCGGCCAGCGCTCGCGCCTCTACCGCAAGGCGAAGGAGCAGGTCACCCACTCGCTGGTCTACAGCTACAACGACCGCCGCAAGAACAAGGGCAACTTCCGTCGCCTGTGGATCCAGCGCATCAACGCCGCGGCGCGTGCGCAGGGCATGACCTACAACCGCTTCATCCAGGGCCTCGGCCTCGCGGGTGTCGAGGTCGACCGCAAGATCCTCGCGGAGCTCGCGGTCAACGACACGGCCGCGTTCAACGCGCTCGTGGAGACGGCCCGGGCCGCGCTGCCCGAGGACGTCAACGCGGAGAAGGCCTCGGCCTGA
- a CDS encoding MarR family winged helix-turn-helix transcriptional regulator — translation MDRDLDHVDRIQEQWARERPDLDTSPQGLIGRTHRLADRLMEELLVVYRRHGLGQGEFDVLATLRRAGDPFELTPSVLAQTTMVTSGAVTKRLDRLEAAGLVRRQPSDLDGRGRVIGLTAEGRRLIDRAYTEHMENEHRLVAGLDADERAQLEHLLRRWAVSLDA, via the coding sequence GTGGACCGAGACCTCGATCACGTCGACCGCATCCAGGAGCAGTGGGCCCGCGAGCGTCCCGACCTCGACACGTCACCGCAGGGGCTCATCGGCCGGACGCACCGGCTCGCGGACCGGCTGATGGAGGAGCTGCTGGTCGTCTACCGGCGGCACGGCCTCGGCCAGGGCGAGTTCGACGTGCTGGCGACCCTGCGGCGCGCCGGCGACCCGTTCGAGCTGACCCCGAGCGTGCTGGCGCAGACCACCATGGTGACCAGCGGCGCCGTGACGAAGCGGCTCGACCGGCTCGAGGCGGCCGGCCTCGTGCGCCGCCAGCCGAGCGACCTCGACGGCCGTGGCCGCGTCATCGGCCTCACCGCGGAGGGACGCCGCCTCATCGACCGGGCCTACACCGAGCACATGGAGAACGAGCACCGGCTCGTCGCCGGGCTCGACGCCGACGAGCGCGCCCAGCTCGAGCACCTGCTGCGCCGCTGGGCGGTGTCGCTCGACGCCTGA
- a CDS encoding TrmH family RNA methyltransferase: MTSSTPAAPDPALLTTRSARVREARKLSRRSVRTERRLFVVDGPKGLEAALETPGRVREVFVTPAAAERYGALMATLARTVPAVPVHRVDGPAMEALSDAVTPAGVVAVCTPLDVPLAELLAPGPRLVALCADVRDPGNAGTVVRCADAAGADGVALLGNAVDLHNPKTVRASVGSVFHLPIAVETDVACAVAAVRAAGLRVLAADGGGRLDLFEAEASGLLAEPTAWLLGNEAWGLPEEVAALADDVVSIPIHGRAESLNLATAAALCLYASARAQRAAGAAAPRP, encoded by the coding sequence CTGACCAGCAGCACCCCCGCCGCACCGGACCCGGCGCTCCTCACCACGAGGAGCGCCCGGGTCAGGGAAGCGCGGAAGCTCAGCCGCCGCTCGGTGCGAACCGAGCGGCGGCTGTTCGTCGTGGACGGCCCGAAGGGCCTCGAGGCCGCCCTCGAGACGCCCGGCCGCGTGCGGGAGGTCTTCGTGACCCCCGCTGCCGCGGAGCGGTACGGCGCGCTCATGGCCACCCTCGCCCGCACCGTGCCCGCCGTGCCCGTGCACCGGGTGGACGGCCCGGCGATGGAGGCCCTCAGCGATGCGGTGACCCCCGCCGGCGTGGTCGCGGTGTGCACGCCCCTCGACGTGCCCTTGGCCGAGCTGCTCGCCCCCGGCCCGCGCCTGGTGGCCCTCTGCGCCGACGTGCGCGACCCGGGCAACGCCGGCACCGTCGTCCGGTGCGCCGACGCGGCGGGCGCCGACGGGGTGGCCCTCCTCGGCAACGCCGTGGACCTGCACAACCCGAAGACCGTGCGGGCGAGCGTCGGGAGCGTCTTCCACCTGCCGATCGCCGTCGAGACGGACGTCGCGTGCGCGGTGGCCGCGGTGCGCGCCGCCGGGCTGCGGGTGCTGGCCGCCGACGGCGGCGGTCGGCTCGACCTGTTCGAGGCGGAGGCGTCGGGCCTGCTGGCCGAGCCCACCGCGTGGCTGCTCGGCAACGAGGCCTGGGGCCTGCCCGAGGAGGTCGCGGCCCTGGCGGACGACGTCGTCAGCATCCCCATCCACGGCCGGGCGGAGAGCCTCAACCTGGCGACCGCCGCCGCGCTCTGCCTCTACGCCTCGGCCCGTGCCCAGCGGGCGGCAGGCGCCGCGGCACCCCGCCCCTAG
- the pheT gene encoding phenylalanine--tRNA ligase subunit beta, giving the protein MKAPVSWIREHVDLPADATTEELARRLTDLGLKLEAIERPGHDITGPLVVGRVLTKSPEPQKNGKTINWCTVDVGDANGTGEPQGIVCGAHNFEPGDLVVVVLPGGVLPGDFAISARKTYGHLSAGMICSAAELGLPAGFGGASDGIIVLPADAGAPGDDAFALLPLRDEVIEFEINPDRAYALSLRGVAREAALAFDAPYADPVDRPVPAADGAGHPVVVDDPDGCPVFVARTVSGFDPTAPTPDWMARRIQLAGMRPISLAVDVTNYVMLETGRPIHGYDADKVTGALRVRRATAGERLTTLDGTDRALSPEDLVVTDDSGIIGLGGVMGGETTEMSSTTTRVLVEAAHWDAVSMFRTGRRHKITSEAGKRNERGVDPTICEAAADRVVELLVAHGGGTADAGVTVVGTPPEPTTVTVAADLPARVSGIDIDAATTRRHLAAVGCRVDGDDAALQVVVPPWRPDLTDPFDMVEEVVRIVGYGAVPSVLPTPTAGRGLTREQRLRRRVGRALAGAGLVEVVSFPFTGEAGLDALEVPADDERRRTVRLANPLSAEEPAYTTTLLTGTLAAAARNTGRGLPGVALFETGTVAFASDVAAPLLGVDRRPTDDELAALLAALPRQPLHLAVVLGGQRENPGWWGAGRDADWVDVVGVVRDLAGELGVEVQVENAQLAPWHPGRCAEVVLVGADGTRTTLGHAGELHPRVVTRLGLPPRTSAAELDLDLLLAAVPDTVRGPVFSTYPVAKEDVALLVDAPVPAGDVEAALREGAGELLESLRLFDVYTGTGVPDGKKSLAFALRFRALDRTLAEGEAAAARDAAVALATDRTGATLRA; this is encoded by the coding sequence ATGAAGGCACCCGTCTCCTGGATCCGCGAGCACGTCGACCTGCCGGCCGACGCGACGACGGAGGAGCTCGCCCGCCGGCTCACCGACCTCGGCCTCAAGCTCGAGGCCATCGAGCGGCCGGGCCACGACATCACCGGCCCGCTCGTCGTCGGTCGCGTGCTCACGAAGTCGCCCGAGCCGCAGAAGAACGGCAAGACGATCAACTGGTGCACCGTCGACGTCGGTGACGCCAACGGCACCGGCGAGCCCCAGGGCATCGTGTGCGGCGCCCACAACTTCGAGCCCGGCGACCTCGTCGTCGTCGTGCTCCCCGGTGGCGTCCTGCCGGGCGACTTCGCCATCTCGGCGCGCAAGACCTACGGGCACCTCTCCGCCGGCATGATCTGCTCCGCGGCCGAGCTCGGCCTGCCCGCCGGGTTCGGCGGCGCGAGCGACGGCATCATCGTGCTCCCGGCCGACGCCGGTGCGCCCGGCGACGACGCCTTCGCGCTGCTCCCGCTCCGCGACGAGGTCATCGAGTTCGAGATCAACCCCGACCGGGCCTACGCGCTCTCCCTGCGCGGCGTGGCACGGGAGGCGGCGCTGGCGTTCGACGCGCCGTACGCGGACCCCGTCGACCGCCCCGTCCCCGCCGCTGACGGCGCGGGCCACCCCGTGGTCGTCGACGACCCCGACGGCTGCCCCGTGTTCGTGGCGCGCACCGTCTCGGGCTTCGACCCGACCGCTCCGACGCCCGACTGGATGGCACGACGCATCCAGCTCGCCGGCATGCGACCGATCTCGCTCGCGGTCGACGTGACGAACTACGTGATGCTCGAGACCGGACGCCCGATCCACGGGTACGACGCCGACAAGGTCACCGGCGCCCTCCGCGTCCGCCGGGCGACGGCGGGGGAGCGGCTCACGACGCTCGACGGCACCGATCGCGCGCTCAGCCCCGAGGACCTCGTCGTCACCGACGACTCCGGGATCATCGGGCTGGGTGGCGTCATGGGCGGGGAGACCACGGAGATGTCGTCGACGACGACCCGGGTGCTCGTCGAGGCGGCCCACTGGGACGCCGTCTCCATGTTCCGCACCGGTCGCCGCCACAAGATCACCTCGGAGGCCGGCAAGCGCAACGAGCGCGGCGTCGACCCGACGATCTGCGAGGCCGCGGCCGACCGCGTCGTCGAGCTGCTCGTCGCCCACGGCGGCGGCACGGCCGACGCGGGCGTCACCGTGGTCGGCACACCGCCGGAGCCCACCACGGTCACCGTGGCCGCCGACCTGCCGGCCCGGGTCTCGGGCATCGACATCGACGCCGCCACCACCCGCCGCCACCTCGCGGCGGTCGGCTGCCGGGTCGACGGCGACGACGCCGCGCTGCAGGTCGTCGTGCCGCCGTGGCGCCCCGACCTCACCGACCCCTTCGACATGGTCGAGGAGGTCGTCCGCATCGTGGGGTACGGCGCGGTCCCGTCCGTGCTCCCCACGCCCACCGCGGGACGTGGCCTGACCCGCGAGCAGCGCCTGCGCCGCCGGGTCGGCCGCGCGCTGGCCGGTGCGGGGCTCGTCGAGGTGGTGAGCTTCCCGTTCACCGGCGAGGCCGGCCTCGACGCGCTCGAGGTGCCGGCGGACGACGAGCGGCGCCGTACGGTGCGGCTCGCCAACCCGCTGTCGGCGGAGGAGCCGGCGTACACGACCACGCTGCTCACCGGGACGCTGGCGGCGGCTGCCCGCAACACGGGCCGCGGACTGCCGGGGGTCGCGCTCTTCGAGACCGGCACGGTCGCCTTCGCGTCGGACGTGGCGGCGCCGCTCCTCGGCGTCGACCGGCGCCCGACCGACGACGAGCTGGCCGCACTGCTCGCGGCCCTGCCGCGCCAGCCGCTGCACCTCGCGGTCGTCCTCGGCGGGCAGCGGGAGAACCCCGGGTGGTGGGGTGCCGGCCGGGACGCCGACTGGGTCGACGTCGTCGGCGTCGTCCGCGACCTCGCGGGGGAGCTCGGCGTCGAGGTACAGGTCGAGAACGCCCAGCTCGCGCCCTGGCACCCGGGTCGGTGTGCCGAGGTCGTGCTGGTGGGTGCCGACGGCACCCGTACGACGCTGGGCCACGCCGGCGAGCTCCACCCCCGGGTGGTCACGCGCCTCGGCCTGCCGCCGCGCACCTCGGCGGCGGAGCTCGACCTCGACCTGCTGCTGGCCGCCGTGCCGGACACGGTGCGGGGACCGGTGTTCTCGACGTACCCCGTCGCCAAGGAGGACGTCGCCCTCCTCGTCGATGCCCCGGTGCCCGCGGGCGACGTCGAGGCGGCCCTCCGCGAGGGAGCCGGCGAGCTGCTGGAGTCGCTGCGCCTGTTCGACGTCTACACCGGCACGGGTGTGCCCGACGGCAAGAAGTCGCTCGCGTTCGCGCTGCGGTTCCGCGCCCTCGACCGCACCCTGGCCGAGGGCGAGGCGGCCGCCGCGCGCGACGCCGCCGTCGCCCTCGCCACCGACCGCACCGGCGCCACCCTCCGCGCCTGA
- a CDS encoding DMT family transporter yields the protein MEAKLRWTLVTAIAPIAWGSTYVVTKHALPADAAVWGAAFRAAPAGLLLLLLARRLPHGAWWGRALLLGTTNVGLFFWLVYVAAQRLPSSVASVVMAGAPLVMLAMAWAIDGDRPRLQGALASVVGLGGVVLVVGGAVGAPDGWGLAASGAALLSSSVGFVLARRWNRIDPVPVVASTAWQLVAGGAALLVAAPLLEGAPPAVDVPAVAGYAYLSLVTTALAFVCWFNGLSRLGVVEVGVIGLLNPVTGVLLGTAVGGEHLGLVQALGIMVVLGAVVVANRPPRPVAPTVAPTAAEPPTRPASRPVAAAPVARRSEEDLVCAVPVTGSPRARATS from the coding sequence GTGGAAGCGAAACTCCGTTGGACCCTCGTCACCGCGATCGCCCCGATCGCGTGGGGCAGCACCTACGTCGTCACCAAGCACGCCCTCCCGGCCGACGCGGCCGTCTGGGGTGCGGCCTTCCGCGCCGCGCCCGCGGGGCTCCTGCTCCTGCTGCTCGCGCGGCGCCTGCCGCACGGCGCGTGGTGGGGGCGCGCGCTGCTGCTCGGCACGACGAACGTGGGTCTCTTCTTCTGGCTCGTGTACGTCGCGGCGCAACGCCTGCCGTCCAGCGTCGCCTCCGTGGTGATGGCCGGCGCGCCGCTGGTGATGCTCGCGATGGCCTGGGCCATCGACGGTGACCGTCCGCGCCTGCAGGGCGCGCTCGCCTCGGTGGTGGGTCTGGGCGGGGTGGTGCTCGTGGTCGGGGGAGCGGTCGGCGCTCCCGACGGCTGGGGGCTCGCCGCCTCCGGTGCCGCGCTCCTCTCCTCGAGCGTGGGCTTCGTGCTCGCCCGCCGCTGGAACCGGATCGATCCCGTGCCGGTCGTCGCGTCGACCGCGTGGCAGCTCGTCGCCGGTGGTGCGGCCCTGCTCGTCGCGGCCCCGCTCCTCGAGGGTGCGCCGCCGGCGGTGGACGTCCCGGCGGTCGCGGGCTACGCCTACCTCTCGCTCGTCACGACGGCATTGGCCTTCGTCTGCTGGTTCAACGGCCTGAGCCGCCTCGGCGTCGTCGAGGTCGGTGTCATCGGCCTGCTCAACCCGGTGACGGGCGTGCTGCTCGGCACGGCCGTCGGCGGCGAGCACCTGGGCCTCGTGCAGGCCCTCGGGATCATGGTGGTCCTCGGCGCCGTCGTCGTCGCCAACCGGCCCCCGCGACCGGTCGCCCCGACGGTCGCCCCGACGGCTGCCGAGCCGCCGACGCGCCCCGCGTCCCGGCCCGTGGCCGCCGCCCCGGTGGCCCGGCGCTCCGAGGAGGACCTCGTGTGCGCCGTACCCGTAACCGGTTCGCCCCGCGCCCGCGCCACTTCCTAG
- the infC gene encoding translation initiation factor IF-3, translating to MHAGRFPSAVPPGGHISTELRINDRIRVSEVRLVGPNGETVGIVPTGDALRLAQEAGLDLVEVAPMARPPVCKLMDYGKFRYETAQKAREARRNQSNVIIKEMKLRPKIDSHDYETKKGHVVRFLKAGDKVKITIMFRGREQHRPELGFRLLQRLADDVEELGFVESSPKQDGRNMIMVLGPHKKKADARVEAEAEKASRAAERAEAVAEERAERDAAHAAGPVAQKKERRRSENLDPEIEA from the coding sequence GTGCACGCGGGCCGGTTCCCGTCCGCCGTACCCCCAGGAGGACACATCAGCACCGAGCTGCGCATCAACGATCGGATCCGGGTCTCCGAGGTCCGACTTGTCGGTCCCAACGGCGAGACCGTCGGCATCGTCCCCACGGGCGACGCACTTCGACTCGCGCAGGAAGCCGGCCTCGACCTCGTCGAGGTCGCGCCCATGGCGCGTCCGCCGGTCTGCAAGCTCATGGACTACGGCAAGTTCCGCTACGAGACCGCCCAGAAGGCCCGCGAGGCCCGACGGAACCAGTCGAACGTGATCATCAAGGAGATGAAGCTCCGGCCGAAGATCGACTCGCACGACTACGAGACCAAGAAGGGTCACGTCGTGCGGTTCCTCAAGGCCGGAGACAAGGTCAAGATCACGATCATGTTCCGCGGTCGCGAGCAGCACCGCCCCGAGCTCGGGTTCCGGCTGCTGCAGCGCCTCGCCGACGACGTGGAGGAGCTGGGCTTCGTCGAGTCGTCGCCGAAGCAGGACGGCCGCAACATGATCATGGTGCTCGGGCCCCACAAGAAGAAGGCCGACGCTCGCGTCGAGGCCGAGGCCGAGAAGGCGTCGCGCGCCGCGGAGCGGGCCGAGGCCGTGGCGGAGGAGCGCGCCGAGCGCGACGCCGCCCACGCGGCCGGGCCGGTGGCGCAGAAGAAGGAGCGCCGCCGCTCGGAGAACCTCGACCCCGAGATCGAGGCCTGA